DNA from Candidatus Methylomirabilota bacterium:
TGATCCTCTCAATGAAACCCTCGGCAGCGCCCTGGATCGCGTAGCCACCGGCCTTGTCAAACGGCTCACCCGTCTGCACATAAGCGTCGATCTCCTGATCCGTCAAGGCTCGCATCTGTACCTCAGTCACCTCGTGTCCGACCTCGGTTCTGTCATCGCCAGCCTGCACGAGCGCAAGCCCCGTCACGACCAGATGACTCCGACCGCTCAACAGTTGCAGAAACTCGCGAGCCTCGCCCTGATCTTTCGGTTTACCCAGAGGGCGACCGCTGCATTCGACGATGGTGTCGGCGCCAAGGACCAACCCCTCCCCTACCCGAGCTGCCACGTCGGCTGCCTTTCGAAGAGCCAGGGTTTCCGCGTGGGATGCCGTCATTGTCCCGGGCAGCGGATCCGCTTCGTCAACCAAGCTGGGAATGATCCGGTGCTCGACCCACAGCGACTGTAGAAGCGCCTCCCGACGGAGAGACGCGGAAGCCAGGATAATCATAATTTCCGATAGAGCAGGAGGGCCAGACCGATGCCCAGCAGGCTTGAGAGGTTGATCTTCACAGTGAAACCGAAGGAGATGTTCAGGACCTTCAGGTCGAGCGTCGCAGGCGGAGAGAGCCCCGGGTTGATCCCCTTGCTGAAGATCTTTTCTATTGTCCCGCCAGGCGCCATGGTCGCGATGACCTCTCCTATCACGGTGCCTATCAGTGCCCCCAAGATGAGGATTACCAACAAAACGATGACGCTGTCATCTCGTTTAGCCAACCAATCCTCCCTTCCGTGATCCTTACGGTGTCAGACCTTCTCCTCCGCCGTCAATCGACTCGCCGCGGATTCGGCGCTAAGCCGAAAAATAATCGGCAATTGCTGCCGCGAAGGTCGGGATGGTGTACTGCTGTGGCATGATATCGACGGTGAGGCCGAAGCGTTCGGCTGTCTCTTTCGTAATAGGACCGATGCACGCAACGCGTACCCCTTCG
Protein-coding regions in this window:
- the maf gene encoding septum formation protein Maf; this translates as MIILASASLRREALLQSLWVEHRIIPSLVDEADPLPGTMTASHAETLALRKAADVAARVGEGLVLGADTIVECSGRPLGKPKDQGEAREFLQLLSGRSHLVVTGLALVQAGDDRTEVGHEVTEVQMRALTDQEIDAYVQTGEPFDKAGGYAIQGAAEGFIERIKGSFTNVVGLPLGRLRTLLLRFGIDPLHRQV
- a CDS encoding DUF4321 domain-containing protein — translated: MAKRDDSVIVLLVILILGALIGTVIGEVIATMAPGGTIEKIFSKGINPGLSPPATLDLKVLNISFGFTVKINLSSLLGIGLALLLYRKL